The following proteins are encoded in a genomic region of Halanaerobium saccharolyticum subsp. saccharolyticum DSM 6643:
- a CDS encoding thiamine pyrophosphate-dependent enzyme has protein sequence GAPVAVRTVLRALEEDDEAVIGCATGCLEVSTFMYPYTSWRDSFIHNAFENVAATTSGAEAAYKSLKKQGKIDKDTNYKFIAFGGDGGTYDIGFQSLSGAMERNHDMTYVCYDNGAYMNTGIQRSSATPRYADTTTTPVGKEGRGKSEFRKDMTAIMADHNLPYVAQTTFIGNLKDLHTKAKKAIYTEGATFLNVMAPCPRGWRYPPEKLMELCKLAVETCYWPMYEIENGEWRLNYKPKKKLPIEEFLKAQGRFKHVTKAEKRDMIEEIQAEVDHRWEQLLVKCGEK, from the coding sequence GTGGAGCCCCAGTAGCAGTAAGAACAGTGCTGAGAGCATTAGAAGAAGATGATGAAGCAGTAATAGGATGTGCAACAGGATGTTTAGAAGTATCAACATTTATGTATCCATATACATCCTGGAGAGATTCATTTATTCATAATGCATTTGAAAACGTAGCAGCTACAACAAGTGGAGCAGAAGCAGCCTATAAATCCCTAAAAAAGCAGGGAAAAATAGATAAAGATACAAATTATAAGTTCATAGCCTTTGGTGGAGATGGAGGAACATATGATATCGGATTCCAGTCATTATCAGGAGCAATGGAAAGAAACCATGATATGACATATGTTTGTTATGATAATGGAGCCTATATGAATACAGGAATCCAGAGATCATCAGCAACACCACGCTATGCAGATACAACAACAACACCAGTAGGAAAAGAAGGAAGAGGAAAATCTGAATTCAGAAAAGACATGACAGCAATCATGGCAGATCACAACTTACCATATGTAGCTCAAACAACATTTATTGGTAACTTAAAAGATCTGCATACAAAAGCAAAAAAAGCTATCTATACAGAAGGAGCGACCTTCTTAAACGTAATGGCACCATGTCCAAGAGGATGGAGATATCCACCAGAAAAGTTAATGGAACTCTGTAAACTTGCAGTAGAGACATGTTACTGGCCAATGTATGAGATAGAAAACGGTGAGTGGAGATTAAACTACAAGCCAAAGAAAAAGCTGCCTATCGAAGAATTCCTAAAAGCACAGGGACGCTTCAAGCATGTAACAAAAGCAGAAAAAAGAGATATGATAGAAGAAATCCAGGCAGAAGTAGACCACCGCTGGGAACAGCTTTTAGTTAAGTGTGGAGAGAAGTAA
- a CDS encoding RidA family protein — protein MAKEIIHTEQAPAAVGAYSQAVKAGNTVYLSGQIAIDPETQEIIDGGVEEQAERVLKNLKAVLAAADCSFKDVVKTEIFLDDINDFAAVNSVYAEYFTEEQPARACVEVGSLPKGVAVEISLIAVK, from the coding sequence ATGGCAAAAGAAATTATTCATACAGAGCAGGCACCAGCAGCAGTAGGTGCATATTCACAGGCGGTTAAGGCAGGTAATACAGTTTATTTATCTGGACAGATTGCTATCGATCCAGAAACTCAAGAAATTATAGATGGTGGAGTTGAGGAGCAGGCAGAGAGAGTTTTAAAAAACCTTAAAGCCGTTCTAGCAGCAGCCGATTGTAGCTTTAAAGATGTTGTTAAAACAGAGATCTTCCTTGATGATATCAATGATTTTGCTGCAGTTAATAGTGTTTATGCAGAATATTTTACCGAAGAACAGCCAGCAAGAGCCTGTGTAGAAGTCGGAAGTTTACCAAAAGGTGTAGCAGTTGAAATTTCACTTATCGCTGTAAAATAA